In the genome of Saccharomyces paradoxus chromosome VI, complete sequence, the window AACAAATTTGTTCAATACGAGGCTTCTAAATTGATTAATGACCAAAAGGAGGAGGACTATgattctttcttcttgcaaATCAACCCTTTGGAATTCGGTTCATCAGCTGGTAAATCCAAGGATATTCATATCGACACTTTCGACTTGTATGTCGGTGACGGTCAAAGAATTTTGTCCAATGCCCAATTGACCCTAAGTTTCGGTCACAGATATGGTCTTGTGGGTCAAAATGGTATTGGTAAATCTACTTTATTAAGAGCTCTGTCTAGAAGAGAGCTAAATGTCCCGAAACATGTTTCGATCTTACACGTGGAACAAGAGTTAAGAGGTGATGATACAAAGGCTTTGCAAAGTGTGCTGGATGCTGATGTTTGGAGAAAACAACTGCTAAGTGAAGAAGCGAAGATTAATGAAAGATTAAAGGAAATGGATGCTTTAAGAAAGGAATTCGAAGAGGAAAGTTTGGAAgttaaaaaattggataatgaaagagaagatCTAGATAATCATTTGATACAGATTTCTGAGAAATTGGTCGATATGGAATCTGACAAGGCTGAAGCTAGGGCAGCATCAATCTTATACGGTTTGGGGTTCAGTACCGAGGCACAACAACAACCCACCAATTCATTTTCCGGTGGTTGGAGAATGAGACTGTCGTTGGCAAGAGCCTTGTTCTGTCAACCAGATCTTTTGTTGTTAGATGAACCTTCCAATATGTTGGATGTGCCATCTATTGCTTACTTAGCAgaatatttgaaaacatATCCAAATACAGTCTTAACAGTTTCTCACGACCGTGCATTCTTGAACGAGGTGGCCACAGATATCATATATCAACACAACGAAAGATTGGACTATTACAGAGGCCAAGATTTCGATACCTTTTATACCACGAAGGAGGAACGTAGAAAGAATGCTCAACGTGAATACGACAACCAAATGGTTTACAGAAAACATTTGCAAGATTTTATTGACAAATATAGATACAATGCTGCCAAATCACAGGAAGCCCAATCAAGAATtaagaaattggaaaaattgcCCGTTTTGGAACCACCTGAACAGGACAAAACCattgatttcaaattccCTGAATGTGACAAATTATCCCCACCGATTATTCAATTGCAAGACGTTTTCTTCGGttatgatgaaaaaaatctattaTTGAAGGACGTTAACTTGGATGTTCAAATGGATTCCAGAATCGCCCTTGTAGGTGCCAATGGTTGTGGTAAGACCACATTGTTAAAGATTATGATGGAGCAGTTAAGACCACTAAAGGGTTTCGTATCAAGGAACCCGAGATTGCGTATAGGTTACTTCACCCAACATCATGTAGATTCTATGGACTTGACAACTTCTGCAGTGGACTGGATGTCCAAATCCTTCCCAGGTAGAACCGACGAAGAGTATAGACGCCATTTAGGTTCATTTGGTATCACTGGTACTCTGGGTCTACAAAAGATGCAATTACTATCCGGTGGTCAAAAATCTCGTGTTGCATTCGCTGCATTATGCCTAAATAATCCACATATTTTAGTTCTGGATGAGCCTTCTAATCATTTAGATACTACCGGTCTAGATGCCTTGGTGGAggctttgaaaaacttcaaTGGTGGTGTCTTAATGGTTTCCCATGATATCTCTGTTATTGATTCTGTTTGTAAGGAGATTTGGGTTTCAGAGCAAGGTACTGTCAAGAGATTCGAAGGTACTATCTACGACTACAGAGATTACATCTTGCGGTCCGCTGATGCTGCCGGTGTCGTTAAAAAACATTAGTCATTTGGAAGACAGCCTAGAGTATATTTTCATAGAAGCTTGTTTAACGTATGCATTCGTAACCTCAtgattctctttttttaccaCTTGTATTGGTATCAAATTGACCTAAATTGCACTGAACCTATACGGTACTCTTGCTTGTTATTAGTATCACTTCTTACGTCAAAAAGGTAGTTGCTAATATAAAACATAAATATACAAGAAGGGTGAAAtagtttttgaattttgcCACTGTAAGTAATTGACGTATTTAAAATACGAGATTTAGCTCTTCAAAAGGACACataaataagaaaatttgCCCTACCTAGTCTTCTGTCGAAATATGAGCGGAGAAACGTTTGAATTTAATATTA includes:
- the GCN20 gene encoding putative AAA family ATPase GCN20 (Positive regulator of the Gcn2p kinase activity~similar to YFR009W), which codes for MASIGSQVRKAASSIDPIVTDYAVGYFNHLSGITFDAVQSKQVDLTTEVKFVSDLLVDAGASKDKVNELAENILKQLTTQLRENEAKLELTGDTSKRLLDINVLKSHNSKSDINVSLSMLGVNGDIEHAGRNMETRVDLKKLAKAEQKIAKKVAKRNNKFVQYEASKLINDQKEEDYDSFFLQINPLEFGSSAGKSKDIHIDTFDLYVGDGQRILSNAQLTLSFGHRYGLVGQNGIGKSTLLRALSRRELNVPKHVSILHVEQELRGDDTKALQSVLDADVWRKQLLSEEAKINERLKEMDALRKEFEEESLEVKKLDNEREDLDNHLIQISEKLVDMESDKAEARAASILYGLGFSTEAQQQPTNSFSGGWRMRLSLARALFCQPDLLLLDEPSNMLDVPSIAYLAEYLKTYPNTVLTVSHDRAFLNEVATDIIYQHNERLDYYRGQDFDTFYTTKEERRKNAQREYDNQMVYRKHLQDFIDKYRYNAAKSQEAQSRIKKLEKLPVLEPPEQDKTIDFKFPECDKLSPPIIQLQDVFFGYDEKNLLLKDVNLDVQMDSRIALVGANGCGKTTLLKIMMEQLRPLKGFVSRNPRLRIGYFTQHHVDSMDLTTSAVDWMSKSFPGRTDEEYRRHLGSFGITGTLGLQKMQLLSGGQKSRVAFAALCLNNPHILVLDEPSNHLDTTGLDALVEALKNFNGGVLMVSHDISVIDSVCKEIWVSEQGTVKRFEGTIYDYRDYILRSADAAGVVKKH